CACCACAATGTCTGTCCTGAGTTTGGAATGTTTTCCGACTAATGCCAGGGAGTAGTCAGCACGTCTGCATTTCTGACTACCAGATAAACCAGTTGGGTCAAAGCCTAACTGACAGACTTCTCATACAACTATAATTTTCTCACACaactatgatttttgttttcagagtGGATAGCTGTgcggtttttttttaattgttggttACTCGTAGTATGTAAACGACAATTAAGCTCATATCTATCGTCTAATCAAATCCGTGTAATCTTCAAGTTATGTCTATCTTAAACAAGAACGTGTGGCAGTGTTATATTGATAAAACGGAATTTATGGATTCTTgactttttcttattattaaatatctaacttggaaaaatccaaaatcaaaggAGAAAATCCACtaaacacatttttgttttgttttgttgcattCTCCATTAATCGTATTATTCGAGGGATTAATGGACTTCTTAAATTAAGATTAGATGAGATAATCAAATGTTAAGTAAGCCGGCTTTTTTAACATagctgaggaggaggagaggaGATGATACCGTCACTGACAGTTGGCGAAACCTCAACTTTTTTAgtagtattttgtttttaacagtAGAGAGAGATAAAGTTACTGGTGGGTGATGGATGAGTCACGAAACCGTCGTTTTGAATAACTACGTGGCTGTCGCAAACtgaatcaaaacaaataaaaatgttaacatTCTCCCCCTCATATTTATTTGGGCAACGCTTTGTTCCTTTGTTCTCCGACTCGTCgttacaaccaaaaaaaaaaaaaaaaggaaaggacgATAATACCCTTCGTAgaagttaattatttttggcGTATTTGCAGTAATTATCTATACCTCCCAAAATAGGTAAAACTAAGCTGCGTTGCTTCTGATATTTCGTTTCGGAGGTGTTTAAAATAGAACTTTTGCTATTTTAAATCCGATTGAGCAGAAGGGTATTTTCGGAAATTCAAAGTAACTTTTTTCCTGTAGTAAGCAGAAACGGGCAAAGCTCGCATGTTACATTGTCCTTTCTTTCACCCTTTCATGGCAAAACGCTTTAATTAgagattattattttcaaacacagaaacaaatatatttactctttcttttttccgtttcaaaagattttttataaatatagagagtatacagagagagaaagagcgtttaaaaaaaaaaaaaaaaaaaatttaagtttaatagttttatattttttttgtgctctcttcgtcttcttctttctttagttCGTTTGGTTGCATTGCAGAAGAAGAATGCTTTTTGTCACctactctctctttttgtagtctctctactcttttctttttgagataTAAACCACAAaacagctctctctctctctctctctctctctctctctctctctctctctctctctcacttgtgTAAGTATCGTCGTGTTGAAGATGGAGAGATACAATTGTAGATTTTGCTTCAAGAGCTTTATCAATGGAAGAGCTTTAGGTGGTCATATGAGATCTCACATGCTTACTCTTTCTGAAAAACCTGAACTTTACGAGTTAACTGGTGAGCAACAAGAAGAGGAGCGGCCGAGTCAACTCAGTGCCCACGACACCGAGTCGGatgatgcttcttcttcgtctgatGAGTTTGATCATTTAAAGAGGAACCGTAGTACTCATGATGATGGATTGGAGTTTGATTTTGCGGAAGACGACGACGTTGAAAGCGAAACCGAGTCGTCGAGGATTAACCCAACTCGGCGACGATCTAAGCGGACTCGGAAACTTGGATCGTTCGATTTCGACGACTTTAAGAAGCTTGAAACGAGCCAACCCGGTGAGTTAGTAGTGACGGAGCCAGAGCATCACAATCACAGCTCAGCTTCTGATACAACGACAGAGGAAGATCTCGCCTTTTGTCTCATTATGCTATCTAGAGACAAATGGAAGCAacacaagaagaggaagaagacaaagacacgtgtagaagaagaagatgatgacgagTCAGATCATGAATGCGAAGATTACAAATCTAGCaagaacagaggaggaggaggaagaggtagATTCAAGTGTGAGACTTGTGGTAAAGAGTTTAAATCTTATCAAGCATTAGGAGGACACAGAGCAAGCCACAAGAAGAACAAAGCATGCACGACGAAAACAGAGCAAGCTAAAACAGAGTACGTTCATGGAGGAGTCATTATCACGGAGAAGAGAGTTCATGAATGTCCGAtctgttttagggttttcacttCAGGACAAGCACTTGGAGGTCATAAGAGATCTCACGGAAGCAGTATCGGACCAGGAAGATTGAATGTAAATCAAATTGTTCGAAtccatagagaagaagaagaagaagaagtatcaATGAAACAGGGGACGATTGATCTTAATCTTCCTGCAcctaatgaagaagatgaaacctCTTTGGTGTTCGATGAATGGTGAAAAAAAGTAACAGACTTTGCGTGATTCGGGTtgtcaaaaattttaaaatcttttttattgttattattctttgttttttgttttttttcttgggggGTTTGATCGAACTAAAAATCAAAGGAGGCTACTTTTACATGTTCTAACGCCAAGTTGTTTCCATTACTACTACTAGCCTCACGTCGTGNttttttttttttttttttttttttttttttttttttttttttttttttttttttttttttttttttttttttttttaaagataatctAATCACATTGTATCAATTTTAGGTTATTACTGTTAATTTTAGAAGCTAGAGAACTAAAGAGTGCCCACTTCGTCTATCTCTTTCGCCTACTATTaggggagaaaaaaaaaagtcaaatctaaaaagagaagaaaattaaaactttattggTGTTCTTATTTTAGTTTCTATATCATTTTCACTGTAGAATCAAATTTGGCCCCTTTGGTTTTGGGTTATGTGAGCTACCCACCTACTTAGAATTATTCTTCACGTAtacttttattcttttcttatgATTGGAAACAAACTCAATGACTAATGTTTTCATCATAATCACCACTCGAGAATCAATAGATATCAACAAAGTTTGTGATTCGAGTTGTTGTTGTGATAGTTCAACTAGTCCTATCAAGCAATTTGGTGGGCTACTTACTAGGATTTTATTGTTTACAAATTAGAAGTCATTAAGTAAACTAAAGGCCAACCGAAGTGATGCTGGGCTTAttgccaaaaataaataaatttattagtttgacaaaaaaaaaaaagaaaaagaacaaaagaatacACTTCTTACGAATCGAACTTGAGTGACATGTGACCCAATATAGAAATCATTATGGGTCTGTCTGTAAAATATGGCCCAATATAGAAATCATTGGCCCAATCATTAGGCGTTTTACTCTtgtcaagtaaaaaaaaaatatgctcaTTATAATACCAAGgtaataaaaaagagagttacaaaaataaatattacgaTAAATGCCATTTTCCTGGATAATTAAGCTGAATATACTTTTTGTGTTCTAATTAAGATAGACTTGAGTGAACAAACAACTACCTTAGCTAGCATTAGCAACATCATCAAGGAATAGGTATGGGAGAAGAGAGGTGAACAGATCGGAGAACAAGATCAGAGTCCGAAATATTTAGCGGCGGAAGTGAGAATGCACTGTAAGTCGAACTTcctcttctcatctctctcattgTCAACAACGCGGCAACAGTATTCCTAAATATACCTTCTCCCGCCGCTGCCGAAGTCACAGCCGCAGATCTTTCGTAACCTTCCTCAGCCACCGTCGCGGGAAACACCGCGTCCATCGTCGTCTCCCACTCTCTCACTA
The Camelina sativa cultivar DH55 chromosome 6, Cs, whole genome shotgun sequence genome window above contains:
- the LOC104793468 gene encoding zinc finger protein ZAT4-like, translating into MERYNCRFCFKSFINGRALGGHMRSHMLTLSEKPELYELTGEQQEEERPSQLSAHDTESDDASSSSDEFDHLKRNRSTHDDGLEFDFAEDDDVESETESSRINPTRRRSKRTRKLGSFDFDDFKKLETSQPGELVVTEPEHHNHSSASDTTTEEDLAFCLIMLSRDKWKQHKKRKKTKTRVEEEDDDESDHECEDYKSSKNRGGGGRGRFKCETCGKEFKSYQALGGHRASHKKNKACTTKTEQAKTEYVHGGVIITEKRVHECPICFRVFTSGQALGGHKRSHGSSIGPGRLNVNQIVRIHREEEEEEVSMKQGTIDLNLPAPNEEDETSLVFDEW